A genomic stretch from Sphingobacterium sp. ML3W includes:
- a CDS encoding NAD(P)H-dependent oxidoreductase has protein sequence MNILIVYSHPSEKSYTFEIFTHLKNILAAQKWNVEVSDLYANNFQGIMTATEYQREGNADTALPVPRDVIEEQQKIENADCIIFLYPVWWSDCPAMMKGWFDRVYSVGYAYGQKPDLPKMKIVKYGIVICTAGHPNNFLEEIGIAQSMEKVMLEDRLGKRFQHKEMLILGGTLAIDNVREKHQEQVNELVKKMSINPLL, from the coding sequence ATGAATATTTTAATTGTTTACAGTCATCCGAGCGAGAAATCCTATACTTTTGAGATATTCACCCATCTGAAGAATATATTGGCAGCCCAAAAATGGAATGTTGAAGTTTCTGATTTATATGCAAATAATTTTCAGGGTATTATGACCGCAACGGAATACCAAAGAGAAGGGAATGCGGATACAGCGCTGCCAGTTCCTAGGGATGTGATTGAAGAGCAGCAAAAAATTGAAAATGCTGACTGTATTATCTTTCTCTATCCGGTCTGGTGGAGCGATTGTCCGGCAATGATGAAAGGTTGGTTTGACCGGGTATATTCGGTTGGCTATGCCTATGGACAAAAGCCAGACTTGCCTAAAATGAAAATAGTCAAATATGGAATAGTCATCTGTACTGCAGGTCATCCCAATAACTTTTTAGAGGAAATCGGCATTGCCCAAAGCATGGAGAAAGTTATGCTTGAGGACAGGTTAGGGAAACGCTTTCAGCACAAGGAAATGCTAATACTAGGGGGCACCTTGGCAATTGACAATGTGCGGGAAAAACATCAGGAACAAGTCAATGAATTAGTGAAAAAGATGAGCATTAACCCGTTGTTGTGA
- a CDS encoding sigma 54-interacting transcriptional regulator, with protein MDYTKITTFGALKTSGYKPKTIREELRQNLITKISKGENVFTGVHGYEDTVIPELERAILSKHNINFLGLRGQAKTRLARLMINLLDEYVPVVQGSEINDDPFNPISRYAQELLKENGDDTPISWLHRSDRFAEKLATPDVTVADLIGDVDPIKAANLRLSYADDRVIHFGMIPRANRSIFVINELPDLQARIQVALFNILQEGDIQIRGFKLRLPLDVQFVFTANPEDYTNRGSIVTPLKDRIGSQILTHYPASVEVAKAITAQEANLEAAQKERIYVPELARELIEQISFEARNSEYVDEKSGVSARMSITAFQNLLSTAELRMLRNKTKATAVRLSDFMGIVPAITGKVELVYEGEQEGAATVALQLIENAVKSIFPILFPKIEKLEKENERYPYDDIVRWFSESEGIELSDELSDADYESLLDQMTPIQTLIQQYQPETKTEDRYFLTEFVLWGLALNSKLSKYRLGNGLQFQDNFQGYLRNNL; from the coding sequence ATGGATTATACGAAGATTACAACATTTGGCGCATTGAAAACATCAGGTTACAAACCTAAGACGATAAGAGAAGAATTGCGCCAGAATCTGATTACAAAAATAAGCAAAGGCGAAAACGTTTTCACCGGCGTACATGGTTATGAGGACACAGTTATTCCCGAACTTGAAAGAGCCATTCTCTCCAAGCATAATATTAATTTTCTAGGTCTTCGTGGTCAGGCAAAGACACGCCTGGCTAGGCTTATGATTAATCTGCTGGATGAATATGTACCTGTGGTACAAGGTTCGGAGATCAATGATGACCCGTTTAATCCTATATCGCGCTACGCGCAGGAATTATTGAAGGAAAACGGGGATGACACCCCGATAAGTTGGCTTCATCGAAGCGACCGTTTTGCTGAGAAACTTGCCACTCCTGATGTGACCGTAGCAGATTTAATCGGTGATGTAGATCCTATCAAAGCCGCTAATCTGCGGTTGAGTTATGCGGACGATCGTGTGATTCATTTTGGCATGATTCCACGGGCAAACCGTTCGATATTTGTGATTAATGAGCTGCCCGATCTTCAAGCCAGGATTCAGGTGGCCCTTTTTAATATCTTGCAGGAGGGAGATATTCAAATTCGTGGATTTAAGTTACGTCTACCATTAGATGTACAGTTTGTGTTCACTGCAAACCCAGAGGATTATACCAATAGGGGAAGTATTGTGACACCGTTGAAGGATCGGATAGGATCCCAGATACTAACACACTACCCCGCATCTGTTGAGGTGGCAAAGGCAATTACTGCCCAAGAGGCCAATTTGGAAGCTGCGCAGAAGGAGCGAATATATGTTCCCGAGCTGGCTCGTGAATTAATTGAGCAGATCAGTTTTGAAGCCCGAAATAGCGAATATGTTGATGAAAAAAGTGGTGTCAGCGCGCGGATGAGCATTACAGCATTTCAAAATCTGTTAAGTACAGCTGAATTGCGCATGCTTAGAAATAAAACAAAAGCGACTGCGGTGCGCTTGAGCGATTTTATGGGTATCGTACCGGCTATAACCGGTAAGGTGGAGCTGGTTTACGAAGGTGAACAGGAGGGGGCTGCTACTGTGGCGTTGCAGTTGATCGAAAATGCCGTAAAAAGTATCTTTCCGATCTTGTTCCCCAAAATTGAGAAGCTGGAAAAGGAAAACGAGCGTTATCCCTATGATGATATCGTTCGTTGGTTTTCGGAATCGGAAGGTATTGAGCTGTCCGATGAACTCTCTGATGCGGATTATGAGAGCTTATTAGATCAAATGACACCTATCCAAACGCTGATACAACAATATCAGCCAGAGACCAAGACAGAGGATCGTTACTTCCTGACCGAATTTGTACTTTGGGGGCTAGCGCTAAATAGCAAATTAAGTAAATATAGGTTAGGCAATGGCCTGCAGTTTCAAGATAACTTTCAAGGATATCTGAGAAACAATCTATAA
- a CDS encoding DUF1801 domain-containing protein yields the protein MEIEQYISTLSQTEQQAISQFRKVILENDKAVSESFGKFMSNPNAISYNEQGVFKYGLTVAKNYISFHSLVMYSKPQLMDELKSKLPKAKFQKGCINFKSLDEFPESILVDHMQISSKIDFSPVINRYLKKK from the coding sequence ATGGAAATAGAACAATATATCAGTACGCTTTCGCAAACCGAACAACAAGCGATTAGTCAATTCCGAAAAGTAATATTAGAAAATGACAAAGCTGTTTCTGAAAGTTTTGGAAAATTCATGTCTAATCCCAATGCGATCAGTTATAATGAACAGGGTGTTTTCAAATATGGACTTACAGTTGCTAAAAACTATATTTCATTCCACTCGTTGGTGATGTATTCCAAGCCACAACTCATGGATGAGCTAAAATCAAAATTGCCCAAAGCCAAATTCCAAAAAGGCTGTATTAATTTTAAATCGTTGGATGAATTTCCGGAATCAATTTTGGTAGACCATATGCAGATATCCTCCAAAATAGATTTCAGTCCAGTAATAAACCGTTACCTGAAAAAGAAGTAA
- a CDS encoding sialate O-acetylesterase, translating to MKKLIPLSTMLQVTCAIIQHANKIMICQRSASMKLPLKWEFPGGKIEAEESKEDCLRREIKEELNIDITIHKALTVIEHHYAEFSLQLYPFVCSLHSGEVDTLEHAQAIWVDAAELKHYDWAEADLPIVDEYLNGQQDNNKHMVHSFLMVGQSNMAGRGFLNQVPLLFDERIKMLRNGCWQTMWEPINCDRPTSGISLASSFAAGWLEKNPDREIGLIPCADGGSSLDDWRTDGPLFKNAIFQAKLAMENSSLDGILWHQGENDSLMGRSKQYAEKLKNIVDAFRNALEAADIPFISGGLGDFLPLGRYGQYFPESREVNEALLGFTENSDNCYFVSASKLNSNPDGLHFDAPSLRKFGLRYFQAFHRQTNILGALDNEEETVQRLEQRPLTAAEKKTVLEIRYASGLLSQHEYEKQSQHLER from the coding sequence ATGAAAAAATTAATACCTTTGAGCACTATGCTCCAAGTAACCTGTGCGATTATACAACACGCTAATAAAATAATGATATGCCAACGCTCAGCGTCGATGAAGCTACCATTGAAATGGGAATTTCCGGGTGGGAAGATCGAAGCCGAAGAGTCAAAAGAAGACTGCCTACGCAGGGAGATCAAAGAGGAACTCAATATTGATATTACTATACATAAAGCGCTCACGGTGATAGAGCACCATTACGCCGAATTCTCGCTACAGCTCTATCCATTTGTATGCAGTCTGCATTCGGGTGAAGTGGATACACTGGAACATGCGCAAGCGATATGGGTAGATGCCGCTGAGCTAAAGCATTACGACTGGGCAGAAGCAGATCTGCCTATTGTGGATGAGTATTTAAACGGACAACAAGATAATAACAAACATATGGTACATTCTTTTCTGATGGTTGGCCAATCTAATATGGCTGGAAGAGGATTTTTAAATCAGGTTCCCCTACTTTTTGATGAAAGAATAAAAATGCTCCGCAACGGATGTTGGCAAACGATGTGGGAGCCTATCAATTGCGACCGTCCAACGTCTGGAATCAGTCTTGCATCAAGCTTCGCCGCTGGCTGGCTGGAGAAGAATCCAGATCGTGAGATCGGACTTATTCCATGTGCTGATGGCGGAAGTAGTCTGGATGACTGGCGCACCGATGGTCCACTCTTCAAAAATGCTATTTTTCAGGCCAAACTAGCCATGGAAAACAGTTCCTTGGATGGCATACTCTGGCATCAGGGTGAAAATGACAGTTTAATGGGACGTTCAAAGCAATATGCTGAAAAATTGAAAAATATAGTCGATGCATTCCGAAATGCCTTGGAAGCGGCCGACATTCCTTTTATTTCGGGTGGCCTTGGCGACTTTTTACCATTGGGGCGCTACGGACAATACTTTCCTGAATCCCGCGAGGTGAATGAAGCTTTATTAGGTTTTACCGAAAATAGTGACAATTGTTATTTTGTGAGTGCTAGCAAGCTAAATTCCAATCCGGATGGATTGCATTTTGATGCGCCATCCCTGCGAAAATTTGGGCTGAGATATTTTCAGGCATTTCATCGGCAGACCAATATACTTGGTGCGCTGGACAATGAGGAAGAAACAGTCCAAAGATTAGAACAACGACCATTGACAGCAGCAGAAAAGAAAACGGTGCTGGAAATTAGGTATGCCTCAGGGCTGCTCTCGCAGCATGAATATGAGAAACAATCGCAACATTTAGAACGGTGA
- a CDS encoding DUF5694 domain-containing protein: MTYTPDAHKVKFNEKDDKNKNEAYKIAKMLAEFKPTIICVEVLPAKNEELNADYRSFKEIKDYTPKYRGEIALIAYEIGKMTGVNKIYGIDEQQTAAYNYNIGNELENQVDSITSKKYNANILKEFTAAENLSVSEKLKLFNRKATFQKFINLNADILTHNSTKGNFEGADEASKFYRRNLRIFSNLNQIPVNNNDRIFIIMGATHSAFLDEFMQRSPKYQLVDIENYLK; encoded by the coding sequence ATGACATACACACCTGATGCACATAAAGTGAAATTTAATGAAAAGGATGACAAAAATAAGAATGAGGCTTATAAAATAGCAAAGATGCTGGCAGAATTCAAACCGACAATAATTTGTGTGGAAGTACTTCCAGCCAAAAATGAGGAATTGAACGCAGACTACAGGAGTTTTAAGGAAATTAAAGATTATACACCAAAATATCGAGGGGAGATCGCCTTAATTGCTTACGAAATTGGTAAAATGACTGGCGTAAACAAAATATATGGTATCGACGAGCAGCAGACCGCAGCTTATAACTATAATATAGGGAATGAATTGGAAAATCAGGTAGACAGTATAACCTCAAAAAAATACAACGCCAATATTCTTAAAGAATTTACGGCCGCGGAAAACCTTTCTGTGTCAGAAAAATTGAAGCTATTTAATCGCAAAGCGACTTTCCAAAAATTTATAAATCTAAATGCTGATATATTAACTCACAACAGTACAAAAGGCAATTTCGAAGGGGCAGATGAAGCGAGCAAATTTTATAGACGAAATCTGCGGATATTCTCCAATTTAAACCAGATACCAGTCAATAACAATGATCGAATTTTTATAATAATGGGAGCTACCCATAGCGCTTTTTTGGATGAATTCATGCAGAGAAGCCCCAAATACCAGCTTGTTGATATTGAAAATTATCTGAAATAA
- a CDS encoding carbonic anhydrase family protein: MKAHTYETQSTITPEKALDFLKEGNQRFVNNLKANRDLLEQVNATREGQWPFAVVLSCIDSRTSAELIFDQGLGDIFSIRIAGNFVNQDILGSMEFGCNVAGSKLVVVLGHTKCGALKGGLDAAQIEKMGMDNLNHLVNHFDPIINEVIDENEERSSKNSVLLEKLNQQNIKHAIKDIRRQSSTLRKLEEEGKIKIVGANYDVETGSVNWL, from the coding sequence ATGAAGGCACATACGTACGAAACACAATCGACAATTACTCCTGAAAAAGCATTAGACTTCTTAAAAGAAGGCAATCAACGCTTTGTCAATAATCTAAAAGCAAACCGGGATCTGCTCGAACAAGTAAATGCTACTCGTGAGGGTCAATGGCCATTTGCTGTGGTGTTAAGCTGTATCGATAGCCGCACTTCTGCTGAACTTATATTTGATCAAGGTTTGGGTGATATTTTCAGTATCAGAATTGCAGGAAATTTTGTCAATCAAGATATTCTAGGCTCTATGGAATTTGGCTGTAATGTTGCTGGATCTAAACTGGTTGTCGTTTTAGGCCATACCAAATGTGGTGCTTTGAAAGGTGGATTGGATGCTGCACAAATCGAAAAAATGGGAATGGACAACTTGAACCATTTAGTTAATCATTTTGATCCTATTATCAATGAAGTGATTGATGAGAATGAAGAGCGTTCATCAAAAAATAGTGTATTGCTGGAGAAACTCAACCAACAGAATATCAAACACGCAATTAAAGATATTCGCAGACAAAGTTCAACACTTCGTAAACTTGAAGAAGAAGGAAAGATCAAGATTGTTGGTGCCAATTATGATGTTGAAACAGGAAGTGTAAATTGGTTATAA
- a CDS encoding M14 family metallopeptidase produces MKKYEVFFQCSLLLFFLCSSILFASAQEGLVPKVFQNESTGQNLEKDYYFPAGSRFVANIPTPSQFFNHQIGHSHTRYDQIVDYFKILEQRSGRIKIDTIGRTWEGRPLVVLKASSPDNIRNSEQIRQQHIETINKAKENRIVSNEAQPALVFLGFSVHGNETSAAEASILTAYYLAAAEDPAVAISLAKGIFFIDPVRNPDGYDRYVNWVNANAAFPPNGSPLDREHNEVWPGGRTNHYWFDLNRDWINQVNPESKARVSYFQHWLPHFQGDFHEMGAASSFFFEPTKTDAQESPLVPKSTYQLNQKFATYYAKALDEIGSFYFTKEQFDNINPTYGSTYPDHAGSLGILFEQASPRGLFQKTSNGDLTYPFAIRNHFRIALVSIKASIDHRKTLLENQLRFFLSAFELAQKDPVKGYLVDLKYNNNTAAHFKELLARHQIRYLTNNRDRKVDGKDFEKGTSIIIPTAQANYRLVKVIFDETKTYVDSVFYDGSGNSIAYLYGFSYASLKQGVDNGESDQSSAINPQAIALTRSNYAYLVDWRQEGAAWLLSQLLQRGILVKSASSPFELSDQGRTIGFDYGSLLIPIQGQPISADELFDLLQKLNKRGNITIASASTGYSGKGIDLGSSGFKGLAPQNALLLTGNGISAYEAGEVWYTFERQLEQPILRLNLDQFSRVNLEEYQVLVLASGEYTGLSSAAIERIRAWVKNGGTLIAFGRTGQWLAGQKIASFQFLDGRSDSVVPKEEKPTKTKERFDYASAQGREGTKRIGGTYFNTEIDRTHPIGYGYTQKTKPVYRNHTLFVELGDQAYNNVAIYSKSPLLNGYASAENQKNITGTASIIVENSGNGRIVYFVDDPLFRGISFGNARSFFNAVLLGQVLQSGIRR; encoded by the coding sequence ATGAAAAAATACGAAGTATTTTTCCAGTGCTCGCTATTGCTTTTTTTCCTGTGCAGCAGTATTCTTTTTGCTTCCGCCCAGGAGGGCTTAGTACCCAAAGTGTTTCAAAATGAATCCACTGGGCAAAACTTGGAGAAAGATTATTATTTTCCTGCAGGAAGCCGTTTTGTGGCAAACATCCCCACTCCAAGTCAATTTTTCAATCATCAAATCGGTCATAGTCATACCCGTTATGACCAGATTGTTGATTATTTTAAGATACTTGAGCAACGTTCCGGCCGGATAAAGATAGATACGATTGGTCGTACCTGGGAAGGGAGACCGCTGGTCGTGCTGAAAGCTTCTTCACCCGACAACATACGCAATAGTGAACAAATTCGTCAACAGCATATCGAAACGATTAACAAAGCAAAAGAGAACCGGATCGTATCTAATGAAGCACAGCCCGCATTGGTATTTTTAGGTTTTAGTGTGCACGGTAACGAAACCTCAGCTGCCGAAGCATCTATTTTAACCGCTTATTACCTAGCAGCTGCCGAAGACCCAGCTGTTGCGATCTCACTTGCAAAGGGAATATTTTTTATAGATCCAGTCCGTAATCCAGATGGTTATGATCGTTATGTCAATTGGGTCAATGCTAATGCAGCATTTCCACCAAACGGAAGCCCTCTGGATAGAGAGCACAACGAAGTTTGGCCCGGAGGCCGAACAAACCACTATTGGTTTGACTTAAACCGCGATTGGATCAATCAGGTAAATCCCGAAAGTAAGGCGCGTGTCAGCTACTTTCAACATTGGCTGCCCCATTTTCAAGGCGACTTCCATGAGATGGGAGCAGCATCTTCCTTCTTCTTCGAACCTACAAAGACCGATGCTCAAGAATCTCCCTTAGTCCCTAAAAGTACATATCAGCTAAATCAGAAATTTGCTACTTACTATGCGAAGGCATTGGATGAAATAGGATCTTTTTATTTCACCAAAGAACAATTTGACAATATCAATCCAACTTATGGATCTACCTATCCTGATCATGCCGGAAGCTTGGGAATTCTTTTTGAGCAAGCAAGTCCACGGGGCCTCTTTCAGAAAACAAGCAATGGTGATCTAACTTACCCCTTTGCTATTCGAAACCACTTCAGAATAGCCTTGGTGAGCATTAAAGCGTCTATTGATCATCGTAAGACGCTTTTGGAAAATCAACTGAGATTCTTTCTGTCGGCGTTCGAATTGGCTCAAAAAGACCCAGTTAAAGGTTACTTGGTGGATCTAAAATACAATAATAACACAGCCGCACATTTCAAGGAACTTCTTGCCAGGCATCAAATCCGCTACCTAACGAACAATCGTGACCGTAAGGTAGATGGTAAAGATTTTGAGAAAGGAACTTCCATCATTATTCCGACAGCGCAGGCAAACTATCGGCTGGTCAAAGTCATCTTTGACGAAACCAAAACATATGTGGACAGCGTTTTTTATGATGGCTCGGGCAATTCCATTGCTTACCTCTATGGCTTCTCTTATGCTAGTCTAAAACAAGGAGTGGACAACGGAGAGAGCGATCAAAGTTCTGCTATCAATCCGCAAGCTATTGCCCTGACAAGGAGCAATTATGCCTATCTCGTAGATTGGCGGCAGGAGGGAGCAGCTTGGTTGTTATCCCAATTGCTACAGCGCGGCATCCTTGTGAAGTCCGCTAGCAGTCCCTTTGAACTGTCGGATCAGGGCAGGACAATAGGGTTTGATTATGGAAGTTTGCTGATTCCCATACAAGGTCAGCCCATCTCAGCAGATGAATTATTTGATCTCTTGCAGAAATTGAATAAAAGAGGAAATATAACGATTGCATCCGCTTCCACGGGATACAGCGGAAAGGGAATAGATCTCGGAAGTAGTGGATTTAAAGGCCTCGCACCTCAAAATGCATTGCTTTTAACCGGAAATGGGATTAGCGCTTATGAGGCCGGAGAAGTGTGGTATACATTTGAGCGCCAATTGGAACAGCCGATCTTACGGTTAAATCTTGATCAATTTAGTCGTGTAAACCTCGAGGAATATCAAGTACTTGTATTGGCTAGCGGCGAGTACACTGGATTGAGTTCGGCTGCTATTGAGCGTATCCGTGCTTGGGTAAAAAATGGGGGAACATTAATTGCTTTTGGACGTACTGGACAATGGCTTGCCGGACAAAAGATTGCTTCTTTTCAATTTCTTGACGGAAGGAGCGATAGTGTAGTGCCGAAAGAGGAAAAACCAACGAAAACAAAGGAACGTTTTGATTATGCTTCCGCCCAAGGTAGGGAAGGAACAAAACGTATTGGTGGAACCTATTTTAACACTGAAATTGACAGAACCCATCCCATCGGTTATGGTTACACCCAGAAAACAAAGCCTGTTTACCGCAACCACACTCTTTTTGTTGAGCTAGGTGACCAGGCCTATAATAATGTTGCAATTTATAGCAAGTCTCCCTTATTAAATGGATACGCATCAGCCGAAAACCAAAAGAACATCACAGGTACAGCCAGCATTATCGTAGAAAATAGTGGGAATGGACGTATTGTATATTTTGTTGACGATCCCTTATTCAGAGGTATTTCCTTTGGCAATGCACGCAGCTTTTTTAATGCGGTCTTGCTCGGACAGGTTCTTCAGTCTGGGATAAGAAGATAA
- a CDS encoding TlpA disulfide reductase family protein, which translates to MKNKLTLFTVSMLFLATQASAQKVAALRLTGKIEGLKEGKIYLQQYDNKVFKTIDSASVHNGRFSFGTQVQLPELYGLKLNEEGYPVQLFLEDAPIEVLIQSGENGDHATVRGSKAQAYFERANKEQRKYTAKQFIEADPKSIVAAYALFRNYSYNLSPDELEEHIKLLDASLQQTQYVRILKDLILKQRAVLPGNKALDFVSTGPDGNKIRFSEHLGKGYVLLDFWAAWCGPCRRENPNIVAAFQKYRNHGFSVFGVSLDKKKADWLKAIKDDGLDWTQVSDLSFWDTEAAALYGVRFIPSNLLIDEHGIIVARNIKGDALLQKLKEIYGE; encoded by the coding sequence ATGAAAAATAAACTGACATTATTTACTGTTTCGATGCTGTTTCTTGCCACACAGGCATCGGCCCAAAAAGTTGCAGCGCTACGTTTAACTGGAAAAATAGAAGGATTGAAAGAAGGTAAAATATATCTTCAACAATACGATAATAAAGTATTTAAGACGATTGATTCAGCCTCAGTCCACAACGGTCGATTTAGTTTCGGGACTCAAGTGCAGTTACCCGAACTCTATGGTCTGAAGTTGAATGAAGAAGGTTATCCCGTCCAACTTTTCTTGGAGGATGCTCCAATTGAAGTGCTCATCCAGTCTGGAGAAAATGGCGATCATGCTACCGTGAGAGGATCAAAAGCTCAAGCTTATTTTGAGCGCGCAAATAAAGAGCAACGTAAGTATACTGCCAAGCAGTTTATTGAAGCAGATCCCAAATCTATTGTCGCTGCGTATGCATTGTTCCGCAACTATTCCTATAATCTGTCTCCGGATGAGCTCGAAGAGCATATAAAGTTGCTGGATGCCTCATTGCAACAAACACAATATGTACGCATCTTGAAAGATTTAATCTTAAAACAGCGTGCCGTATTGCCGGGTAATAAAGCCTTAGATTTTGTGTCTACTGGTCCCGATGGAAATAAAATACGATTCAGTGAGCATCTTGGTAAAGGATATGTGCTGCTTGATTTTTGGGCAGCCTGGTGTGGTCCTTGCCGTCGGGAAAATCCCAATATTGTTGCAGCTTTCCAGAAATATAGAAACCATGGATTTAGCGTATTTGGCGTATCACTGGATAAGAAAAAAGCAGATTGGCTAAAAGCCATTAAGGACGATGGATTGGATTGGACTCAGGTTTCTGATCTTTCGTTCTGGGATACAGAAGCTGCAGCTCTGTATGGTGTCCGTTTTATCCCGAGTAACCTACTTATCGACGAGCATGGTATTATCGTGGCCCGTAACATTAAAGGCGATGCGTTATTGCAGAAATTAAAGGAAATCTACGGCGAGTAA
- a CDS encoding SusC/RagA family TonB-linked outer membrane protein: MRKSSLFYLLLSLAGSGAVAPSFAQEQTKSIINAVLSGVVQDAATGKPLAGATLSLKDVTHHVSTDKFGRFQFVTGQKLPFTVTISFVGYTSQTLVIDHSPVVIELEPVDHTLEETVVVGYTTAKKSSYTGSVATVSGKELDNLQITTIGKALQGTVPGLQSIAAAGQPGSDAELFVRGVGSVNASTAPLYVVDGAPGANPNSLNPKDILSISVLKDATASALYGSRGANGVIVITTKSGELNSKTAVNFSANYGYTGRAVKDYEYLSQQEYYELQWEAIRNTQLDQGKSAGDAAQYATDYLVDGALKVNIFGANYPKPVGLDGKLVAGATSLWNDNWGEAIARRGIRQQYDLSLSGGGASTRYYLSAGYLNEQGWIRTADFKRYNFRTNIQSKVNNWFEVGGNVALSSGFQRAPTQSDSNTGNFANFQRLVSDLYPVYQRNPDGSYVLDEQGNKIWDYGLWRPTTAASGSNILGSAENAISGTNNESVLLGTNIKISFADNLFLKTSANIDYRNTSSHTYSHSYYSTGVLTDGAGSASRSSSRTLNYTVNSFLNYAATFGNKHSISALVGPEIYVEGASSLSGNRTGFQVLGKTEPSAGTLTGLLPIISSQAGWDR, from the coding sequence ATGAGAAAATCAAGCTTGTTTTATTTGCTTCTTTCATTAGCTGGCAGTGGGGCCGTGGCACCTTCCTTCGCACAGGAGCAAACAAAATCTATTATAAATGCTGTACTCAGTGGTGTTGTACAGGACGCTGCTACCGGAAAGCCTCTTGCTGGTGCAACCTTAAGTCTAAAGGATGTAACCCATCATGTAAGTACCGATAAATTTGGGAGATTTCAATTTGTAACCGGACAGAAATTGCCCTTTACAGTTACAATATCCTTTGTGGGGTATACAAGTCAGACCTTGGTCATAGATCATTCTCCAGTGGTTATTGAACTTGAGCCTGTGGATCATACACTTGAGGAGACCGTCGTCGTAGGTTATACTACTGCAAAAAAATCAAGTTACACAGGATCCGTAGCGACGGTAAGTGGCAAAGAATTGGATAATCTACAGATTACGACGATTGGGAAAGCATTGCAGGGGACGGTACCCGGGCTACAGTCCATTGCCGCAGCAGGTCAGCCTGGAAGTGATGCTGAATTATTTGTCAGGGGTGTAGGCTCTGTAAACGCTTCAACAGCACCGCTTTATGTCGTAGATGGTGCCCCGGGGGCCAATCCCAATAGCCTCAATCCAAAAGATATCCTTTCTATTTCGGTCTTAAAAGATGCGACAGCAAGCGCACTATACGGTTCACGTGGTGCAAATGGCGTCATCGTGATCACAACAAAATCCGGTGAGCTGAACAGTAAGACTGCCGTTAACTTTTCGGCGAATTACGGTTATACAGGGAGGGCAGTGAAAGATTATGAATACCTATCCCAGCAGGAATATTATGAATTGCAATGGGAAGCAATCCGCAATACGCAGCTCGATCAAGGGAAATCCGCCGGCGATGCTGCCCAGTACGCTACAGATTATTTGGTCGATGGTGCGCTTAAAGTAAACATCTTTGGGGCTAACTATCCAAAGCCTGTGGGGCTCGATGGAAAGCTGGTTGCAGGAGCAACATCACTCTGGAACGATAACTGGGGAGAAGCAATTGCCCGAAGGGGGATACGCCAGCAATATGACCTTAGTTTGAGTGGTGGCGGCGCAAGTACTCGTTATTATCTTTCTGCCGGTTACCTCAATGAACAAGGCTGGATTCGCACGGCTGATTTCAAGCGGTATAATTTCCGAACAAATATACAATCTAAGGTGAACAACTGGTTTGAAGTTGGCGGGAATGTTGCCTTGTCATCAGGCTTTCAACGTGCGCCTACGCAGAGCGATAGCAATACCGGCAACTTCGCTAACTTTCAGCGTTTAGTGTCCGATCTGTATCCCGTCTATCAGCGCAATCCTGATGGGAGCTATGTGCTGGATGAACAGGGCAATAAGATCTGGGACTATGGGTTATGGCGCCCAACAACAGCTGCGAGTGGTTCAAATATTTTAGGCAGCGCTGAAAATGCAATTTCCGGTACCAACAATGAATCAGTTTTGTTGGGGACCAATATCAAAATATCATTTGCGGACAATTTATTCTTGAAGACCTCGGCCAATATCGACTACCGAAACACGAGTTCACATACCTATTCGCATTCGTACTATAGTACGGGTGTCCTTACAGATGGAGCGGGATCCGCAAGCCGAAGTTCGAGCCGTACACTCAACTATACGGTCAATAGCTTTCTGAACTATGCGGCTACATTTGGTAATAAGCATAGCATTAGTGCTCTGGTTGGTCCCGAAATCTATGTGGAAGGAGCTTCTTCACTATCAGGTAACCGCACGGGCTTCCAGGTGCTTGGTAAAACGGAGCCATCCGCAGGGACATTAACGGGACTTCTTCCGATTATAAGCTCGCAAGCTGGTTGGGACAGGTAA